Proteins from a genomic interval of Rhodococcus rhodochrous:
- the dxs gene encoding 1-deoxy-D-xylulose-5-phosphate synthase has translation MGVLSRIQSPDDLRRLSPVELTELAGEIREFLVEKVAATGGHLGPNLGVVELTIALHRVFDSPRDPILFDTGHQAYVHKILTGRRDEFDSLRQKGGLSGYPCRAESEHDWIESSHASAALSYADGLAKAYSLSGQSDRTVVAVVGDGALTGGMCWEALNNIAAGQNRSMVIVVNDNGRSYAPTIGGLAEHLAALRLKPGYEKVLDNSRRIVKRIPWIGSAAYSVLHGMKAGVKDAVSPQVLFTDLGIKYLGPVDGHDEQAMESALRRAKAYGGPVLVHAVTRKGAGYAPAENHLADQMHATGVMDPRTGRAKSTSAPDWTSVFSDELIALGEKREDVVAITAAMPGPTGLAKFGERFPERTFDVGIAEQHAVTSAAGLALGGMHPVVAVYSTFLNRAFDQLLMDVALLRQPVTVVLDRAGVTGSDGASHNGMWDLSLLGIVPGIRVAAPRDGATLREELGEALDVSDGPTVLRFPKGSVGEDIPALERLDGTVDVLRMPPSRRGDALIVAVGAFAGLALDVADRLSKQGIDAAVVDPRWVFPVPDAVVDLARGFRIVVTIEDSGLHGGVGSAVSAALRRNDVDVPTRDLGVPQQFLDHASRNEIHAELGLTAQDVARQVTGWVAGLDSEPEERSRPSAVEQSDREAG, from the coding sequence TTGGGTGTTCTGTCCCGCATCCAGTCGCCCGACGATCTACGTCGACTCTCCCCTGTGGAGCTCACCGAGCTTGCGGGGGAGATCCGGGAATTCCTGGTCGAGAAGGTCGCGGCGACCGGCGGTCACCTCGGGCCCAATCTCGGCGTCGTCGAGCTGACCATCGCTCTGCACCGGGTGTTCGATTCGCCACGCGATCCGATCCTCTTCGACACCGGTCATCAGGCCTACGTCCACAAGATCCTCACCGGTCGTCGCGACGAGTTCGACAGTCTCCGGCAGAAGGGTGGGTTGTCCGGCTACCCGTGCCGCGCGGAGAGCGAACACGACTGGATCGAGTCGTCGCACGCCTCGGCCGCCCTGTCGTACGCCGACGGACTCGCCAAGGCCTATTCGCTGTCCGGACAGTCCGATCGGACCGTGGTGGCCGTCGTGGGCGACGGCGCGCTGACCGGCGGTATGTGCTGGGAAGCGCTCAACAACATCGCCGCCGGGCAGAACCGCTCGATGGTGATCGTCGTCAACGACAACGGCCGCTCATACGCACCCACGATCGGCGGTCTCGCCGAGCACCTCGCGGCGCTGCGCCTCAAGCCCGGCTACGAGAAGGTGCTCGACAACAGTCGGCGCATCGTCAAGCGGATCCCCTGGATCGGCTCGGCGGCCTACTCGGTGCTGCACGGCATGAAGGCCGGTGTGAAGGACGCGGTCAGCCCGCAGGTGCTCTTCACCGATCTGGGCATCAAGTACCTCGGCCCGGTCGACGGGCACGACGAGCAGGCCATGGAATCGGCGCTGCGTCGCGCGAAGGCGTACGGCGGCCCGGTCCTCGTCCACGCCGTCACCCGCAAGGGAGCCGGCTACGCGCCCGCCGAGAACCACCTCGCCGATCAGATGCATGCCACGGGCGTGATGGATCCGCGCACGGGTCGGGCGAAGTCCACCTCCGCCCCCGACTGGACGTCGGTCTTCTCCGACGAACTCATCGCGCTGGGGGAGAAGCGGGAGGACGTCGTGGCGATCACCGCTGCGATGCCCGGACCGACCGGACTCGCCAAGTTCGGCGAACGGTTCCCCGAGCGCACCTTCGACGTCGGCATCGCCGAACAGCACGCGGTGACGTCGGCGGCGGGGCTCGCGCTCGGTGGGATGCATCCCGTCGTCGCCGTCTACTCGACCTTCCTCAACCGCGCGTTCGACCAGCTGCTCATGGACGTCGCACTGCTTCGGCAGCCGGTCACCGTGGTGCTCGACCGGGCGGGTGTCACGGGTTCCGACGGGGCCAGTCACAACGGCATGTGGGATCTGTCCCTGCTGGGCATCGTTCCCGGCATCCGGGTCGCCGCTCCGCGCGACGGGGCGACGCTGCGCGAGGAACTCGGTGAGGCGCTCGACGTCTCCGACGGCCCGACCGTCCTCCGGTTCCCCAAAGGCTCGGTGGGAGAAGACATTCCGGCGCTTGAGCGTCTCGACGGCACGGTCGACGTGCTGCGGATGCCGCCGTCGCGGCGCGGCGACGCACTGATCGTCGCGGTCGGCGCCTTCGCCGGTCTCGCGCTCGACGTCGCCGATCGTCTCTCCAAGCAGGGCATCGACGCCGCGGTCGTCGACCCGCGGTGGGTCTTCCCCGTGCCCGACGCGGTGGTCGACCTCGCACGCGGCTTCCGGATCGTCGTCACGATCGAGGACAGCGGCCTCCACGGTGGTGTCGGCTCGGCGGTCTCCGCCGCGCTGCGCCGCAACGACGTCGATGTGCCCACGCGCGATCTCGGGGTGCCGCAGCAGTTCCTCGATCACGCCTCCCGCAACGAGATCCACGCCGAACTCGGTCTGACGGCCCAGGATGTGGCGCGTCAGGTCACCGGCTGGGTCGCCGGTCTGGACAGCGAACCCGAGGAGCGATCGCGACCCTCGGCGGTCGAGCAGTCCGACCGCGAAGCGGGCTGA
- a CDS encoding sugar porter family MFS transporter, giving the protein MTQPSTAHAAKVIAVTVAAAVGGFLFGFDSSVINGAVDSIQDNFALSSFVTGFAVAIALLGCAVGAWFAGRLADSWGRKRVMLLGSALFVISSIGSGLAFSVPDLMLWRVLGGLGIGIASVIAPTYISEIAPARYRGALASLQQLAITLGIFAALLSDAVLQNAAGGASNELWWNLEAWRWMFLVGVAPAVLYGVLALTIPESPRYLVGKDMDEEAAAVLANVTGELRPDERVREIRLTLRRESKASFGDIRGPVFGLQPLVWVGITMAVFQQFVGINAIFYYSTTLWKSVGFTENQSFTTSVITAVINVLMTFVAILFVDKIGRRPLLMTGSIGMFVSLLLAAIAFSQAVGSGEDVELPAPWGALALVGANAFVIFFAATWGPIMWVMLGEMFPNRMRAVALGISTAANWIANFTVTLAFPPLTSAVGLWFLYGLFAFFALLSFFFVKTKIPETKGMELEEMQS; this is encoded by the coding sequence GTGACCCAACCATCGACCGCACACGCCGCGAAAGTCATCGCCGTGACCGTCGCGGCGGCCGTGGGCGGTTTCCTGTTCGGCTTCGACAGCTCGGTCATCAACGGTGCCGTCGACTCCATCCAGGACAACTTCGCACTCAGTTCGTTCGTGACCGGTTTCGCCGTCGCCATCGCCCTGCTCGGCTGTGCCGTCGGGGCATGGTTCGCCGGACGCCTCGCCGACAGTTGGGGCCGCAAGCGGGTGATGCTCCTCGGCTCCGCCCTGTTCGTCATCTCGTCGATCGGGTCCGGTCTGGCCTTCAGCGTTCCCGATCTCATGCTGTGGCGTGTGCTCGGCGGCCTCGGCATCGGTATCGCGTCGGTCATCGCACCGACCTACATCTCCGAGATCGCACCCGCTCGCTACCGCGGCGCCCTCGCATCACTGCAGCAGCTCGCCATCACTCTCGGCATCTTCGCGGCCCTGCTGTCCGACGCGGTGCTGCAGAACGCCGCCGGTGGAGCGTCGAACGAGCTGTGGTGGAATCTCGAGGCCTGGCGGTGGATGTTCCTCGTCGGCGTCGCGCCCGCCGTCCTCTACGGTGTACTGGCGCTGACGATCCCGGAGTCCCCCCGCTATCTCGTCGGCAAGGACATGGACGAAGAGGCTGCGGCCGTCCTGGCCAACGTCACGGGCGAGCTTCGGCCCGACGAGCGTGTCCGCGAGATCCGGCTGACGCTGCGCCGCGAGTCGAAGGCGTCCTTCGGCGACATCCGCGGCCCGGTCTTCGGTCTGCAGCCGCTGGTGTGGGTCGGCATCACGATGGCCGTCTTCCAGCAGTTCGTCGGTATCAACGCGATCTTCTACTACTCGACGACATTGTGGAAGTCGGTGGGCTTCACCGAGAACCAGTCGTTCACCACCTCGGTGATCACCGCCGTGATCAACGTGCTCATGACGTTCGTCGCGATCCTGTTCGTCGACAAGATCGGTCGCCGTCCGCTGTTGATGACCGGTTCGATCGGCATGTTCGTCAGCCTGCTGCTCGCCGCGATCGCCTTCTCGCAGGCGGTCGGCAGCGGTGAGGACGTCGAACTTCCGGCACCGTGGGGTGCGCTCGCCCTCGTCGGCGCGAACGCCTTCGTGATCTTCTTCGCCGCCACCTGGGGCCCGATCATGTGGGTGATGCTCGGCGAGATGTTCCCGAACCGCATGCGCGCAGTCGCCCTCGGTATCAGCACCGCGGCGAACTGGATCGCGAATTTCACGGTGACACTGGCGTTCCCGCCGCTGACCTCCGCGGTCGGGCTGTGGTTCCTGTACGGACTGTTCGCGTTCTTCGCCCTGCTGTCGTTCTTCTTCGTCAAGACGAAGATCCCCGAGACCAAGGGCATGGAACTCGAGGAGATGCAGAGCTAG